The sequence ACGCGACGCGCCGGCGGACCTCTTCCCTCAGCCGGAACCGGCCGGCCCCCTCGGATTCGAAGAAGCGGGCCCGGCGTTCGTCGGAAGTCTGGCGGAACGCGTTCTCGCGGAAGACGGCGACGCGCGCCCGCGCGAGACTCGCCGACGACAGATCGCTCCCGAAGATTTCCACCGAGTGTCGGTCGAAGAATCCCTTCTCCTCGAGAAGCATCGCGATCGTGTAAGGCTCCTCTCCGGACGCGCACCCGGCGCTCCAGATCCGGAGCGGGCCGGGGTCCGCCTCGCGATCCCATTCCGGGAGCAGGTCTTCGGAGAAGGCGGCGAGCTGCTCGTTTTCGCGGAAGAAGTAGGTCTCCGGATTCGTGATCCGGTCGAGCAGCGCGTCGAACTCGAGCTCCTCGCCGGGACCGTAGCGCAACCGATAGAAGTACGCGCGGGGACTTTCGAGCCGGAGCTCCTCGATGCGGTGGCGGACGCGCGACTCGAGCAGGAACCGGTTCGACTCGGTGAAGTCGATCCCGCTCCGGGCCCGGATCATGTCGGCGAAGATCCGGAACAGGTCGTTCGGAAACGGCGCGCCGCCGTTGTCGGTCACGGCGCCGCGTCGGCCCGGAGCACCTCCGACAGGACGGCGGCGCGGCGCGGGTCGGCCTCCCTCCACGCGCGCTCGACCGCGCCCGGAAACCTCCGCCGGAACCGCAGGAGCGTCGCCGCCAGGTCCTCGGCGATCGCCTCGCGCGAGAGCGCCTCGACGACGGTGCCGACGTCCGACTCCACCGCGATCGCCTCGAGAGCCGTGAGCGCGGAGCGCGCGACGAGGTCGTCCGGGTCCTCGAGGAGGGACCGTCGGAGGATCGGCCGGCGGTCGTAGCGCGCCCGCCGGCCCATCGCCTCGAGGGCGGTGGCCCGGAGACGCCAGTCGGGGTCCGAGACGCGCCGCTCGATCGCCTTCTCCGCCTCGAACTCGCGGGAATCGGCCGCCGCCGAGAGCGCGGCCTGCCGGACCTCCGGATCGGCGTCGTCGAGCGACGCCGCGATCGCCTCCCACGCGGCGGGTCCCCCGATCGCGCCGATGGCCTCGAGCGCCGCGATTCTTTCCGGCGGCTCGCCGCGCGCCGCGATATTCCGGAGCCGCCGCGACGCTTCGTCGCCGCCGAGCGAGGCGAGACAGCGGCAGGCGGCGGCCCTTACCCAGAGATCGTCGTCGTCGAGCGACGCGAAGATCGCCTCCCGGTGCGACGCGGCCCTCCCCGACACGCAGAGGGCCTGCACGGCAACCTGCCGCACGTGCGCGCTCTCGTCGGCGAGCGCGTGCTCGAAGACGGCCGCCATCGACGGGTCGCTCTCCTTCCCCGCGATCGCGACCGCGCGGCCCCGCACGACCGCGTCCTCGTCCCGGCTCGCCGAGAGGAGCTGCGCCCGAAAGTCCTCTCCCCCGAGCCCGGCCAGCAGCGCCAGGGCATTCGCGCGGGTGAGCCCGTCGCGCGACGCGAGCGCGCGGACGAGGCGCTTCCGGAGCGGCTCGCGGGCGGCCGCGTCGTTCTTCGCCATCGACGCGAGCGCCTCGGCCGCGGCCGCGTCGACGCCCGCGTCCCCGTCGCCGAGGTGCGCGACGAGGTAGTCGATCGCGCGCGAGTCGCCGATCTTTCCGAGGAGCTCGACCGCGTCCCGCCTCACGGGCGGAGAATCGTGCTCGAGCACGGCGAGCACCGAAAAGAGCATCGCGCGCGACGGATGCCGGCCGAGAAGGCGAATCGCGAGCTCGACCTTCTGCTCGTCTCCCGCGGGAGAGAGGAGCGCGACGAGCGCGGGGCCCGCCGCCTCCCCGAAATCCTCGAGAGCGCGCTCGGCCGCCTCCGCCGAGTCGCGCGAGAGCTCCGCGACCAGGATCGGGAGCGACTCCGGGTCGGCAATCCAGCCGAGCGCCCGCAGGAGATCGGCCTTGCGGTCGCGCCGCTCGGTCTTCTTCAGGGCGAGCGCGAAGGCGGCCGCCGCGCCGGCAGGGGCGTTCTCGCGGAACTTCCGCCGGAGATAGTCGCGCTCCCGGCGCGCGAGAATCGCCGGCCGGGGCGCCTCGTCGAGGGCGACGAGCGCGCGCAGGAGCGGGAAATCGGGGATCGAGGAGCTCGCGAGCCGTCCCGCCAGCAGATCGATCGACCCGAACCCTCCGATCGCGCCCGCCGCCTCGAGCACCGCCTTCTTCAGAGCGGGATTCTGGTCGCAGGCGACGATCGCCGGCAGCGCCTCGACCGCGCGAAGGCGGCCGAGCGTCTCGATCGCGTGGTAATGGAGCCAGGCATTGTCGCCGGCGAGCACGCGCATCAGCGTCGGGACCGCCTCGGGCCGCTTCATCTTTCCGAGCGCCACGATGGCGGCCGAGGCCACGTTGACGTCCTCGGACGAAACGAGGGAGACGAGCGCGGCCGCGCTTTCCTCGGCCGGGATGTCGCCGAGGATCGTCGCGAGCGCGATGCGCCCGTCGGCGTCCGCGACCCGGCCGAGCTCGAACAGGAGGTACGGCAGCGCGCGGATGCCGAAGGCGCGAAGCGCCTCCGCCGCCGCGTTTCGCATTCCGGCGTTGCCCTGATCGTGAAGGGCCGGGATCAGGGCCTGGACGACGCCCTCCGTCGGGTTCGCCTCGAGCCCTTCGATCGCCGCCTTGCGGACGCGCCAGTCGGGGTCCCCCGCGAGCTCGACGAGCAGGTCGATCGCGTCCGGATCCGACCGCTCCATGAGGATTCGCGCGACTTTCTGCCGGACGTCCGAGCTCTCGTCCCGGGAATCGC is a genomic window of Thermoanaerobaculia bacterium containing:
- a CDS encoding protein-glutamate O-methyltransferase CheR → MTDNGGAPFPNDLFRIFADMIRARSGIDFTESNRFLLESRVRHRIEELRLESPRAYFYRLRYGPGEELEFDALLDRITNPETYFFRENEQLAAFSEDLLPEWDREADPGPLRIWSAGCASGEEPYTIAMLLEEKGFFDRHSVEIFGSDLSSASLARARVAVFRENAFRQTSDERRARFFESEGAGRFRLREEVRRRVAFGRVNLVEASRLAALPRFHVIFCRNVLIYLEDRAQRSVVASLYDRLLPGGHLFLGRVESLVAFSTAFRLRQLPHDLAYRK
- a CDS encoding HEAT repeat domain-containing protein, translated to MADDELIAALRRDSRDESSDVRQKVARILMERSDPDAIDLLVELAGDPDWRVRKAAIEGLEANPTEGVVQALIPALHDQGNAGMRNAAAEALRAFGIRALPYLLFELGRVADADGRIALATILGDIPAEESAAALVSLVSSEDVNVASAAIVALGKMKRPEAVPTLMRVLAGDNAWLHYHAIETLGRLRAVEALPAIVACDQNPALKKAVLEAAGAIGGFGSIDLLAGRLASSSIPDFPLLRALVALDEAPRPAILARRERDYLRRKFRENAPAGAAAAFALALKKTERRDRKADLLRALGWIADPESLPILVAELSRDSAEAAERALEDFGEAAGPALVALLSPAGDEQKVELAIRLLGRHPSRAMLFSVLAVLEHDSPPVRRDAVELLGKIGDSRAIDYLVAHLGDGDAGVDAAAAEALASMAKNDAAAREPLRKRLVRALASRDGLTRANALALLAGLGGEDFRAQLLSASRDEDAVVRGRAVAIAGKESDPSMAAVFEHALADESAHVRQVAVQALCVSGRAASHREAIFASLDDDDLWVRAAACRCLASLGGDEASRRLRNIAARGEPPERIAALEAIGAIGGPAAWEAIAASLDDADPEVRQAALSAAADSREFEAEKAIERRVSDPDWRLRATALEAMGRRARYDRRPILRRSLLEDPDDLVARSALTALEAIAVESDVGTVVEALSREAIAEDLAATLLRFRRRFPGAVERAWREADPRRAAVLSEVLRADAAP